The proteins below come from a single Sporosarcina sp. FSL K6-3457 genomic window:
- a CDS encoding competence protein ComK: protein MNKRELIANYVISFDTFMLQPVNVDDKIVATRVIERNCELTIPKKPIHIVRKSCDYYGGSLQTSINIAKIALGKHHKTPIIVAHDFGTPYIFLPTMSPTAEENIWISYHAIDFIEPDNVGSIVHLENNRSFKVNISASTMYRQYAFGNLLEKNFYKKQKQLNRPSSFSNYSNFDDE, encoded by the coding sequence TTGAATAAACGAGAATTGATTGCGAACTATGTCATCTCTTTTGACACATTTATGCTACAACCTGTGAATGTAGATGACAAAATAGTAGCAACACGTGTCATCGAACGTAATTGCGAACTAACTATCCCGAAAAAGCCGATTCACATCGTAAGAAAATCGTGCGACTATTACGGAGGCTCTTTACAGACCTCGATAAATATCGCGAAAATCGCACTTGGAAAACACCATAAGACACCGATTATCGTAGCCCATGATTTCGGTACACCCTATATATTCCTACCCACAATGTCTCCAACTGCCGAAGAAAATATTTGGATTTCCTATCATGCAATTGATTTTATAGAACCCGATAACGTAGGCTCTATTGTCCATTTGGAAAATAATCGCTCCTTCAAAGTAAATATTTCTGCTTCAACCATGTACCGACAATACGCATTTGGTAATCTCCTTGAAAAGAACTTTTATAAAAAGCAAAAACAATTAAATAGACCCTCTTCTTTTAGTAATTACAGCAATTTTGATGACGAATAA